One Primulina huaijiensis isolate GDHJ02 chromosome 8, ASM1229523v2, whole genome shotgun sequence genomic region harbors:
- the LOC140982161 gene encoding NAC domain-containing protein 30-like — MEYSCIPPGFRFHPTEEELVGYYLKRKISSLKIDLDVIIEIDLYKMEPWDIQDKCKLGHEERNEWYFFSHKDRKYPTGTRTNRATTAGFWKATGRDKAVLSNERIIGMRKTLVFYKGRAPNGRKTDWIMHEYRLQTSEHEPQQEEGWVVCRAFMKPNPTQNQRFEAWSNPNYYTRDTAINQNMATSIFSSTPSSSTIMHNCGTSFHRFQQGTTAAVHPFDQNPMVELPKLDSPSISTSFPTMNDNNNFEHGVAENEGFEDERNEFGNSFNGWKSFDREVINHPLSYHEDTSFSYSDSFDCFPDL, encoded by the exons ATGGAATATTCTTGTATACCTCCGGGCTTCCGATTCCACCCGACAGAAGAAGAACTCGTCGGCTACTATCTCAAAAGAAAGATTAGCTCTTTGAAAATCGATCTTGATGTGATAATTGAAATTGATCTCTATAAAATGGAGCCTTGGGACATTCAAG ACAAGTGCAAACTGGGACATGAAGAACGGAACGAGTGGTATTTCTTCAGTCACAAAGACAGAAAGTACCCAACGGGGACTCGAACCAACAGGGCAACAACCGCAGGTTTCTGGAAGGCCACAGGGAGGGACAAGGCAGTGCTGTCCAACGAAAGAATCATAGGAATGAGAAAAACGCTGGTATTTTACAAAGGACGAGCTCCCAACGGACGGAAAACCGATTGGATCATGCACGAATATCGCCTCCAAACATCTGAACACGAACCTCAGCAG GAAGAAGGATGGGTGGTTTGTCGCGCGTTCATGAAGCCGAATCCGACCCAAAACCAACGCTTTGAAGCTTGGAGCAACCCTAACTACTACACCAGAGACACCGCCATTAATCAAAATATGGCAACATCAATATTCTCGAGCACTCCAAGTAGTAGCACAATTATGCATAATTGTGGAACGAGCTTTCATCGGTTTCAACAAGGGACAACTGCTGCTGTCCACCCTTTTGATCAGAATCCGATGGTCGAGCTTCCGAAGCTCGATAGCCCTTCGATTTCTACAAGTTTTCCAACGATGAATGATAATAATAACTTCGAGCATGGGGTTGCGGAAAATGAAGGATTCGAAGATGAAAGAAACGAGTTTGGCAATAGTTTTAACGGTTGGAAAAGCTTTGATAGAGAAGTAATTAATCATCCCTTATCATATCATGAAGACACAAGCTTCTCCTATAGTGATTCATTTGACTGCTTTCCTGACTTGTAG
- the LOC140982248 gene encoding uncharacterized protein isoform X3, translating to MASVPELAICYHQDDVVQGYELLKHSVLEDYTCSSVIQTQREQRKHEVSANDTIREALSLYESLGDLRRQEAAYTHFQLACHQRDCCLRFWVSDQMNNLAKVENSVVQKVKQYASLAERNWQNSMDFYGPKTHPVMYLTILIDMSALSSSLSNYLHSTSLLDSALTRLLEGRHLSEETSPSPNDQNPKVCAKFWGQLANVVEEYVSRTFHKNKQISIQHSAISIW from the exons ATGGCCAGTGTTCCGGAATTGGCCATCTGCTATCATCAGGATGATGTTGTTCAAGGTTATGAACTACTGAAGCATAGTGTGCTAGAAGATTACACTTGTTCTTCTGTTATACAAACTCAGAGGGAGCAGAGGAAACATGAAGTATCGGCAAATGATACAATCAGGGAAGCTTTGTCGCTATACGAGTCACTGGGTGACTTGCGAAGGCAGGAGGCTGCATATACTCACTTTCAACTTGCTTGTCATCAAAGAGATTGTTGCTTGAGGTTTTGGGTGTCAGATCAAATGAACAATTTGGCAAAAGTTGAAAACAGCGTGGTTCAAAAGGTAAAGCAGTATGCTTCCCTAGCCGAAAGGAACTGGCAAAACTCCATGGATTTCTATGGGCCAAAAACACACCCTGTGATGTATCTGACTATTCTTATTGATATGTCAGCTTTGTCTTCAAGCCTCTCAAATTACCTTCACTCTACTTCA CTGCTTGACTCTGCTCTAACTAGGCTGCTCGAAGGGCGCCATTTATCTGAAGAAACATCACCATCACCAAACGACCAAAATCCAAAGGTCTGTGCTAAATTTTGGGGTCAGCTTGCAAATGTTGTTGAAGAGTATGTTAGCCGCACGTTCcacaaaaacaaacaaatttcCATCCAACATTCAGCAATCTCCATCTGGTAA